A genomic window from Pagrus major chromosome 23, Pma_NU_1.0 includes:
- the gh1 gene encoding somatotropin produces the protein MDRVVLMLSVLSLGVSSQPITDGQRLFSIAVSRVQHLHLLAQRLFSDFESSLQTEEQLKLNKIFPDFCNSDYIISPIDKHETQRSSVLKLLSISYRLVESWEFPSRSLSGGSAPRNQISPKLSELKMGIHLLIRANEDGAEIFPDSSALQLAPYGNYYQSLGADESLRRTYELLACFKKDMHKVETYLTVAKCRLSPEANCTL, from the exons aTGGACAGAG tggtGCTCATGCTGTCGGTGCTGTCTCTGGGCGTCTCCTCTCAGCCGATCACAGATGGCCAGCGTCTGTTCTCCATCGCTGTCAGCAGAGTtcaacacctccacctgctCGCTCAGAGACTCTTCTCTGACTTT gagaGCTCTCTGCAGACGGAGGAGCAGCTAAAGCTCAACAAAATCTTCCCTGATTTCTGCAACTCTGATTACATCATCAGCCCCATCGACAAGCATGAGACGCAGCGCAGCTCA GTGTTGAAGCTGCTGTCTATCTCCTATCGATTGGTCGAGTCTTGGGAGTTCCCCAGTCGTTCTCTGTCTGGCGGTTCTGCTCCGAGGAACCAGATTTCACCCAAACTGTCTGAGCTGAAGATGGGAATCCATCTCCTGATCAgg GCCAATGAGGACGGAGCAGAGATCTTCCCTGATAGCTCCGCCCTCCAGCTGGCTCCTTATGGAAACTATTACCAAAGTCTGGGCGCCGACGAGTCGCTGAGACGAACCTACGAACTACTCGCCTGTTTCAAAAAAGACATGCACaag gtgGAGACCTACCTGACGGTGGCGAAATGTAGACTCTCTCCAGAGGCCAACTGCACCCTGTAG